A region from the Paludicola sp. MB14-C6 genome encodes:
- a CDS encoding oligosaccharide flippase family protein, with protein sequence MQQRSLARNGIYKAILNIFNLLIPLIVTPYITGLLEPNLYGAYNRIFSEFNIFLTLGTFGIYNYGVREISKVRDNPIEKSKLFSSLFSIGIISNFIMTFIYVLFFTFRANKPIEVYLYLVMIIQIVGNIFYIEFVNEANEDYGFITKKTIIVRIIYLVSIFVFVRKPSDILPYSIIISSTILINNLASYFHIKKHISFNFQHLQIVRHLYPLIVTLLLSNVEILYTQLDKIMLSPFINDIAVTEYVLPTSLVGTIAAVPLALINVAIPRLSSFIGQGNKSEYTRVLNKTINNYMLMVIPMGFGMAALAQEIMQFFSKGVYANAFPVLIVSGMARVVFGYQSIIMNLIMYINSLEKQLTTLMLVFGIVNLGFNFGLVGLGLFSPFTALVTTVIAVLLFVIVGYIYTRKKLQLNYKLLSKEIIGYIVVSLTFFPISWVIRGLSLGLWPTIIIVMIICSGIYGLYLLVTKDTFVLDILNKVKLKLKRD encoded by the coding sequence ATGCAACAGAGATCTTTAGCAAGAAATGGCATTTATAAAGCAATTTTAAATATATTTAATTTGTTAATTCCACTGATAGTAACACCCTATATTACTGGCTTACTTGAGCCTAATTTATATGGTGCATATAATAGAATATTTTCGGAATTTAACATATTTCTTACTTTAGGAACATTTGGAATATACAACTATGGAGTTCGTGAAATCAGTAAGGTTAGAGATAATCCGATTGAGAAAAGCAAACTGTTTTCTAGCCTTTTTTCAATCGGTATTATCAGTAATTTTATAATGACATTTATTTATGTCTTATTTTTTACTTTTAGAGCCAATAAACCTATTGAAGTGTATTTATATTTGGTTATGATTATACAAATTGTTGGTAACATTTTTTATATCGAATTTGTGAATGAAGCAAACGAAGATTATGGGTTTATAACCAAGAAAACGATTATTGTTCGTATCATATATTTAGTGTCAATATTTGTTTTTGTTCGTAAGCCTTCCGATATTCTACCTTATTCTATTATAATATCTTCAACAATATTGATAAATAATTTAGCTAGCTATTTTCATATCAAAAAGCATATCAGCTTTAATTTTCAGCACCTACAAATAGTAAGACATTTATATCCACTAATTGTAACTTTGCTGCTCAGTAATGTCGAAATACTATATACTCAGCTTGATAAGATAATGCTATCACCATTTATAAATGATATTGCGGTAACAGAATATGTCTTACCAACATCTTTAGTCGGGACGATTGCGGCAGTGCCACTTGCCTTAATTAATGTGGCTATTCCTAGATTATCGTCATTTATTGGACAAGGTAATAAAAGTGAATATACTAGAGTTTTAAATAAAACGATAAATAACTATATGTTGATGGTCATTCCAATGGGCTTTGGTATGGCGGCGTTAGCACAAGAAATTATGCAATTCTTTTCAAAGGGCGTATATGCAAACGCATTTCCTGTTCTGATTGTATCAGGAATGGCACGAGTTGTGTTTGGCTATCAATCCATTATCATGAACTTAATTATGTATATAAATTCACTTGAAAAACAACTTACAACTTTGATGCTCGTTTTTGGTATTGTGAATTTGGGATTTAATTTTGGTTTAGTAGGGTTAGGGCTATTCTCACCTTTTACAGCTCTTGTTACAACAGTAATAGCAGTTTTGTTATTTGTAATTGTAGGATATATTTATACACGCAAAAAGTTACAGCTTAATTACAAGCTACTATCAAAAGAGATAATAGGATATATTGTCGTATCATTAACCTTTTTCCCAATTTCTTGGGTAATTCGTGGACTATCTCTTGGATTATGGCCAACTATTATTATCGTTATGATAATATGTTCTGGAATTTATGGACTTTATTTACTTGTTACGAAGGATACTTTTGTTTTGGATATTTTAAATAAAGTGAAATTAAAATTGAAACGGGATTAG
- a CDS encoding Mini-ribonuclease 3, whose amino-acid sequence MIEQQTNLKDINQYSGLSLAYIGDCVYELMVRERILSQGNMPVNKLHKKSVSIVCASAQSKAYELVKDLLTEQETAVYKRGRNANGNHVPKNANPQDYRRATGLEALFGYLYLTNQTNRVLELFEIIFSGLQTESI is encoded by the coding sequence ATGATAGAACAACAAACAAATCTCAAAGATATAAACCAATATAGTGGCTTAAGTTTAGCATATATCGGTGACTGTGTATATGAGCTTATGGTTCGTGAAAGAATATTATCACAAGGAAATATGCCTGTGAATAAGCTTCATAAAAAGTCGGTATCCATTGTATGTGCTTCTGCACAATCCAAAGCTTATGAGCTAGTAAAAGATTTGTTGACAGAACAAGAAACGGCTGTATATAAACGAGGTCGCAATGCAAATGGAAACCATGTTCCTAAAAATGCTAACCCACAGGATTATCGAAGAGCAACAGGGCTAGAAGCATTGTTTGGTTATTTATATTTAACGAATCAAACAAATCGTGTTTTAGAGTTGTTTGAGATTATTTTTAGTGGATTGCAAACAGAAAGTATATAA
- the obgE gene encoding GTPase ObgE has product MFVDKVKISIRAGNGGNGAVSFHREKYVAAGGPDGGDGGKGGDVVFVMDEGMSTLVDFRYKRKYVAENGENGGARNCSGKGATNLVIKVPKGTLVKDVESGRILADISTKEPVIVARGGKGGAGNQHFATATRQIPRFAKPGKQGEEYEVTLELKLLADVGLVGFPNVGKSTLISVVSAAKPVIANYHFTTLTPVLGVVKIGEGKSFVMADIPGLIEGASEGIGLGHDFLRHVERCRLLLHVVDVSGIEGRNPIEDFEAINNELVSFSEELSTRPQLVVANKCDMATEEQITEFKQYIEQKGYQFFEISAATTQGTHDLVQKVYAELQKLPPIKYFEPQPFTEQEIAERESKFNSFEVKVENGIYYVEAPFLESVLMTANMEDYESLQYFQRVLRSSGIIDKLEEMGINEGDIVNIYDFEFDYIR; this is encoded by the coding sequence ATGTTTGTAGATAAAGTTAAGATTTCAATTAGAGCAGGAAATGGCGGTAATGGCGCAGTATCTTTCCATAGAGAAAAATATGTTGCAGCTGGCGGTCCCGATGGTGGCGACGGCGGAAAAGGCGGCGATGTTGTTTTCGTTATGGATGAAGGAATGTCTACCTTGGTTGATTTCCGTTATAAGCGAAAATATGTTGCAGAAAACGGAGAAAACGGAGGAGCCAGAAACTGTTCCGGTAAAGGCGCCACGAATCTTGTAATCAAAGTACCAAAAGGAACTTTAGTTAAAGATGTTGAAAGTGGACGCATCTTAGCTGATATTTCTACAAAAGAGCCTGTTATTGTTGCAAGGGGCGGAAAAGGCGGCGCTGGAAATCAGCATTTTGCAACCGCAACAAGACAAATTCCTCGTTTTGCTAAACCAGGCAAACAAGGTGAAGAATACGAAGTAACTTTGGAATTAAAATTATTGGCTGATGTCGGACTTGTTGGATTCCCGAATGTAGGTAAATCTACTTTAATTTCTGTAGTAAGTGCGGCAAAGCCAGTTATTGCGAATTATCACTTTACAACCTTAACACCTGTTTTGGGTGTTGTAAAAATAGGTGAAGGCAAGAGCTTTGTTATGGCGGATATTCCGGGCTTAATAGAAGGTGCAAGCGAAGGCATAGGGCTAGGCCATGATTTCTTGCGCCATGTTGAGCGTTGCCGTTTATTGTTACACGTTGTTGACGTATCCGGCATTGAAGGAAGAAATCCAATTGAAGACTTTGAAGCCATTAACAACGAGCTAGTAAGCTTTAGCGAAGAATTGTCTACTCGCCCACAATTGGTAGTTGCCAACAAATGCGATATGGCAACAGAAGAACAAATTACAGAGTTTAAACAATATATAGAACAAAAAGGATATCAGTTCTTTGAAATTTCTGCAGCTACAACTCAAGGTACACATGATTTAGTTCAAAAAGTTTATGCTGAGCTTCAAAAGTTACCTCCAATTAAATATTTTGAACCACAACCATTTACAGAACAAGAAATTGCAGAACGTGAAAGTAAATTTAATTCCTTTGAAGTAAAAGTAGAAAACGGAATATATTATGTAGAAGCGCCATTCTTAGAATCTGTGCTCATGACAGCAAATATGGAAGACTATGAGTCTTTGCAATATTTCCAACGTGTATTACGAAGCAGCGGAATTATTGATAAGCTTGAAGAGATGGGTATCAATGAAGGCGATATCGTTAACATTTATGATTTCGAATTTGACTATATAAGATAG
- the tnpA gene encoding IS200/IS605 family transposase: protein MKNEVKQTAHSSYRCEYHIVFAPKYRRKIIYKDLRRDVGEIFRKLCTEMKVEIIEAEACVDHIHMLVSIPPYMSISQFVGTLKSKSALMIFDRHANLKYKYGSRNFWCRGYFVDTVGKNEKKIAEYIRNQLEEDYAKDQISFKEYTDPFTGNQVK from the coding sequence ATGAAAAATGAAGTAAAACAGACAGCACATTCAAGTTATAGGTGCGAATACCATATAGTGTTTGCACCAAAATATAGAAGAAAAATAATTTATAAAGATTTGCGAAGAGATGTAGGTGAAATATTTCGAAAATTATGCACAGAAATGAAAGTGGAAATAATAGAAGCGGAGGCATGTGTAGATCACATACACATGTTAGTAAGTATTCCACCGTATATGAGTATATCACAGTTTGTAGGAACACTCAAGAGTAAGAGTGCACTGATGATATTCGATAGGCATGCAAATTTAAAATATAAATATGGATCACGAAATTTTTGGTGTAGAGGTTATTTTGTAGATACAGTAGGAAAAAATGAAAAGAAAATAGCAGAGTACATTCGAAACCAATTAGAAGAAGATTATGCAAAAGACCAAATTTCATTTAAAGAATATACGGACCCGTTTACGGGTAATCAAGTGAAATAG
- the rpmA gene encoding 50S ribosomal protein L27, translated as MLRLNMQFFAHKKGVGSTKNGRDSESKRLGVKRADGQFVLAGNILVRQRGTHIHPGENVGRGSDDTLFAKVDGKVKFERLGRDRKKVSVYAAQ; from the coding sequence ATGTTAAGACTTAATATGCAATTTTTTGCACATAAAAAAGGTGTAGGTTCTACAAAGAACGGTCGTGACTCTGAGTCTAAACGTTTAGGTGTTAAACGTGCTGATGGACAATTTGTTCTAGCTGGAAACATTCTAGTTCGTCAACGTGGTACTCATATTCACCCAGGTGAAAACGTTGGACGTGGTTCCGATGACACACTATTTGCAAAAGTTGATGGCAAAGTAAAATTTGAGCGTTTAGGACGTGACCGCAAAAAGGTTAGCGTATACGCTGCTCAATAA
- a CDS encoding YitT family protein — translation MKKIYTPQTKINPKEFIIDILITMLGTFVFAFAVHFFTAPNKIAPGGVSSISIIINYLTGFSIGTVNICLNIPLMVIGLIFLGKRFMLKTIISLVTFTVAIDYVLVYLPVYHGDKLLAAIFGGIIMGFGIGFVLTRGGSTGGMDIINRIILKKVPHMKLGKITLCTDLIIISISGIAYGSIEPVLYAAVGLYVCSTALDMVLYGFHICKLMYIVSDKAEEIAQVIMTQMNRGATILESYGAYTKQKKPTVMCAVRQNQYFKVKKIINAIDPNAFVIITSANEIVGSGFKSNDL, via the coding sequence ATGAAAAAAATATATACACCACAAACCAAAATAAACCCGAAAGAGTTTATTATTGATATACTTATTACAATGCTAGGAACTTTTGTGTTTGCTTTCGCAGTTCATTTTTTTACTGCTCCAAACAAGATTGCGCCTGGAGGAGTATCTAGTATTTCAATCATTATTAACTATCTAACCGGTTTTTCGATTGGTACAGTTAATATTTGCTTAAACATTCCGTTGATGGTAATCGGACTAATCTTTTTAGGTAAGCGATTTATGCTTAAAACAATCATATCACTAGTTACTTTTACGGTTGCAATTGATTATGTTTTAGTATATCTTCCAGTGTATCATGGAGATAAATTACTGGCTGCAATATTTGGTGGAATCATAATGGGATTTGGCATAGGCTTTGTTTTAACTCGGGGTGGCTCTACAGGTGGTATGGATATTATTAACCGTATTATTCTAAAAAAAGTGCCTCATATGAAACTTGGCAAAATAACGCTGTGTACAGATTTAATTATTATTTCTATTTCGGGTATTGCTTATGGAAGTATTGAGCCGGTATTATATGCAGCAGTTGGTTTATATGTATGTTCTACTGCATTAGATATGGTTTTATATGGTTTTCATATTTGCAAGCTCATGTATATTGTATCTGATAAAGCCGAAGAAATTGCACAGGTTATTATGACGCAAATGAATCGTGGCGCTACTATATTAGAATCTTATGGAGCTTATACAAAACAAAAAAAGCCAACGGTTATGTGTGCTGTACGGCAAAATCAATATTTTAAAGTGAAAAAAATAATTAATGCAATTGATCCAAATGCATTTGTTATCATAACCAGTGCGAATGAAATTGTGGGTTCCGGTTTTAAATCGAACGATTTATAA
- a CDS encoding ribosomal-processing cysteine protease Prp produces the protein MIHAEFYLKDEVLIGFSVKGHAGYADFGLDIVCASVTSAVELTANAITEILKVPATVGVFENEIRLSLPDCDNSSAVDFLKALRLHLELLSQDYKDHIRLTDLEV, from the coding sequence ATGATTCATGCTGAATTTTATTTGAAAGATGAAGTCTTAATTGGATTTAGTGTAAAAGGACATGCAGGTTATGCAGACTTTGGACTAGATATCGTTTGTGCTTCTGTTACTTCTGCTGTGGAGTTAACCGCAAATGCAATTACTGAAATTTTGAAAGTTCCTGCAACAGTAGGAGTTTTCGAAAATGAAATAAGGCTTTCATTACCCGATTGTGATAACAGTAGCGCAGTTGACTTTTTAAAAGCATTGCGATTACATTTAGAATTACTATCACAAGATTACAAAGATCATATTCGATTAACCGACTTGGAGGTGTAA
- a CDS encoding YebC/PmpR family DNA-binding transcriptional regulator, whose amino-acid sequence MSGHSKWSTIKRKKGENDAARSKVFTKIGREITVCVKESGPDPSSNSKLKDLIAKAKASNVPNDNIDRVIKKAAGDGDKQSYETAVYEGYGPNGIAVIVEALTDNKNRTAADVRHYFDKFGGNLGTMGCVSFMFERKGVIIIENDGIDEEKVMDDAMECGAADIDYQDDAIEIVTDPADFSAVRQALEDKGYTFASAQIEQVPSTYTALTDETHISKMNRLLEALEDNDDVQEIWHNWENPDEE is encoded by the coding sequence ATGTCAGGACATTCAAAGTGGAGCACCATTAAACGTAAAAAAGGTGAAAATGATGCTGCAAGATCTAAAGTTTTTACAAAAATAGGAAGAGAAATTACGGTTTGCGTTAAGGAGAGTGGACCTGATCCGAGCTCAAACAGTAAATTAAAAGATTTAATAGCAAAAGCGAAAGCAAGCAATGTGCCAAATGATAACATTGATAGAGTTATTAAAAAAGCAGCAGGTGATGGAGATAAGCAAAGTTATGAAACTGCTGTTTATGAAGGTTATGGACCAAACGGTATTGCTGTTATAGTAGAAGCTTTAACTGATAATAAAAATAGAACTGCGGCTGATGTCCGTCATTATTTTGATAAATTTGGCGGAAATCTTGGAACTATGGGATGTGTATCCTTTATGTTTGAAAGAAAAGGCGTAATCATTATTGAAAATGATGGCATTGATGAAGAAAAAGTAATGGATGATGCAATGGAATGTGGTGCAGCTGATATTGACTATCAAGATGATGCAATTGAAATTGTAACAGATCCAGCCGATTTCAGTGCAGTACGTCAAGCGTTAGAAGACAAAGGCTACACTTTTGCTTCCGCACAAATAGAACAAGTTCCATCTACATATACTGCTTTGACAGATGAAACTCATATTTCAAAAATGAATCGACTACTTGAAGCATTAGAAGATAATGATGATGTTCAAGAAATTTGGCACAACTGGGAAAACCCAGACGAAGAATAA
- a CDS encoding glycosyltransferase family 2 protein translates to MPFITVVVPVYNTSAYLNKCLDSLLNQDFKDYEILVINDGSTDNSLEILKEYENKFSNKISLITGENRGISAVRNTGIMKSKGEYICFIDSDDYVESTYFSDLYSAITNENADVAVCDFYEWNDLENTKTTRIAGEFTNCKLQDKPSLLFEINSSPWNKLYRKNMLLENKIEFPLNLKYEDAYFVLLALLKSNRIVKVNKPLVDYRVRENSETTNVNARVFDIFKILDLVNDAFKKDSSYNCYREALEFINANRVTVYCLQQVYQKQDDIINQFIDTAYKYMDSHFPSWRKNNYFKADNSKLEFMIKSSKMLTKLYVKTQRKIKGN, encoded by the coding sequence ATGCCTTTCATAACAGTAGTTGTTCCTGTCTACAATACCTCAGCATATCTAAATAAATGTCTTGATAGCTTATTGAATCAAGACTTTAAAGATTATGAGATTTTAGTAATAAATGATGGTTCTACTGATAACAGCTTAGAGATTTTAAAAGAATATGAAAATAAGTTTTCCAATAAAATCAGTTTGATTACAGGAGAAAACAGAGGAATCAGTGCGGTTAGAAACACAGGTATTATGAAATCCAAGGGTGAGTATATTTGCTTTATAGATAGTGATGATTATGTAGAATCAACCTATTTTAGTGATTTATATTCCGCTATAACCAATGAAAATGCAGATGTTGCTGTTTGCGACTTTTATGAGTGGAATGATTTGGAAAATACAAAAACTACGCGTATCGCTGGCGAATTTACAAATTGTAAATTACAAGATAAGCCTAGTTTGTTGTTTGAAATCAACTCAAGTCCGTGGAACAAGCTTTATCGTAAAAATATGCTTTTGGAAAATAAAATTGAATTTCCTTTAAATTTAAAATATGAGGATGCTTATTTTGTATTGCTCGCATTGCTAAAATCAAATAGAATTGTAAAAGTGAATAAGCCTTTAGTTGATTATCGTGTAAGAGAAAATAGCGAAACAACTAATGTGAATGCACGCGTATTTGATATTTTTAAAATATTGGATTTAGTAAATGATGCTTTTAAAAAGGATTCCAGTTATAATTGCTATCGTGAAGCATTAGAGTTTATCAATGCAAATAGAGTTACTGTCTATTGCTTACAACAAGTTTATCAAAAGCAAGACGATATTATAAATCAATTCATTGATACCGCATATAAGTACATGGATAGTCATTTTCCAAGTTGGCGAAAAAACAACTATTTTAAAGCCGATAATTCTAAGTTGGAGTTCATGATTAAGAGCAGTAAGATGTTAACAAAACTTTATGTAAAAACGCAAAGAAAGATTAAGGGGAATTGA